A region of Candidatus Nitrospira nitrificans DNA encodes the following proteins:
- a CDS encoding glycoside hydrolase family 15 protein: MSYQPIQNYGLIGNMRTAALVGLNGSIDWLCLPHFDSPSVFAAILDDEKGGRFEITAVDTDLSTKQLYWPDTNVLVTRFHATSGIAEIVDFMPAGLQSDSPWQHQLIRRVRVTQGNMEFRVRCHPAFNYAGTPHQTRVTKQGAGFYSSELSLGLATDIPLRMDDRGVSTTFRLGEEQTAVFVLCPIGPGDGCGPWPSPGEADELFEHTVKYWRRWLSQCTYTGRWREMVYRSALCLKLLTFEPTGAIVAAPTCSLPETPGGVRNWDYRYTWMRDAAFTVYAFLKIGFTEEADRFLKWLAARAKEVEADGSLQIVYGIDGRHDLTEQTLDHLDGYRGAKPVRIGNGAYNQLQLDIYGELLDAVYLYNKHVMPIGHDTWVRIRHRLDWLCDNWQQPDEGIWETRGGRRQFVYSKLMCWVAMDRGLRLADKRSFPADRARWFRVRDQIYEDIMQRGWNAERRAFVQHYDSDSLDAANLIMPLVFFLSPNDPRMLDTLAAINRSPKHGGLVSDGLVYRYDSETGEDGLHGREGTFNMCTFWLVEALARTGRVDRAKLDEARLLFERMLGYANHVGLYAEEIGAGGEALGNFPQAFTHLALISAAFNLDRALGKKA, encoded by the coding sequence ATGAGTTACCAACCGATCCAAAACTACGGCCTCATCGGGAACATGCGCACGGCGGCGCTTGTCGGTCTGAACGGATCGATTGATTGGCTATGCCTTCCGCATTTTGACTCCCCCAGCGTGTTCGCGGCTATTCTGGACGATGAAAAAGGCGGCCGGTTCGAAATCACCGCCGTCGACACAGATCTCTCCACGAAGCAGCTCTACTGGCCCGATACCAACGTGCTCGTGACGCGCTTCCATGCGACGAGCGGCATCGCAGAAATCGTGGATTTCATGCCGGCCGGGCTGCAGTCCGACTCGCCATGGCAGCATCAACTGATCCGCCGAGTCCGCGTGACGCAGGGAAACATGGAGTTTCGAGTCCGCTGCCATCCGGCCTTCAACTACGCCGGAACACCTCACCAGACGCGCGTCACGAAGCAAGGGGCCGGTTTTTACTCTTCGGAGCTCAGCCTCGGGTTGGCCACCGACATTCCGCTCAGGATGGACGATCGCGGCGTCTCGACAACGTTCAGGCTGGGGGAGGAACAGACCGCCGTCTTCGTATTGTGTCCCATCGGGCCAGGGGACGGCTGCGGTCCCTGGCCGTCACCGGGTGAAGCGGATGAATTGTTCGAGCATACCGTGAAGTATTGGCGCCGGTGGCTCTCGCAATGCACCTACACCGGTCGGTGGCGGGAAATGGTCTACCGCTCCGCTCTTTGCCTAAAGCTCCTCACGTTCGAACCGACCGGCGCCATCGTAGCCGCGCCGACCTGCAGCTTGCCCGAAACCCCCGGCGGTGTGCGCAATTGGGATTATCGGTACACCTGGATGCGCGATGCCGCCTTTACCGTCTATGCCTTTCTGAAAATCGGGTTTACCGAGGAAGCGGACCGCTTCCTGAAATGGTTGGCGGCGCGCGCCAAAGAGGTCGAGGCGGACGGCTCGCTGCAAATCGTGTATGGAATCGATGGCCGTCACGATTTGACCGAACAGACGCTCGATCACTTGGACGGCTATCGTGGCGCTAAGCCTGTGAGGATCGGCAACGGCGCGTACAACCAGTTGCAGTTGGACATCTACGGCGAACTGCTTGACGCCGTCTACCTGTACAATAAACACGTGATGCCGATCGGTCATGACACCTGGGTGAGGATCAGGCATCGGCTCGACTGGCTCTGTGACAACTGGCAGCAGCCGGACGAGGGTATTTGGGAGACCAGGGGAGGCCGGCGTCAGTTCGTCTACTCCAAATTGATGTGTTGGGTGGCGATGGATCGAGGCCTTCGTTTGGCCGACAAACGTTCGTTTCCCGCCGACCGCGCTCGGTGGTTTCGTGTTCGCGATCAGATCTATGAAGACATCATGCAGCGGGGGTGGAATGCCGAGCGGCGGGCATTCGTGCAACATTACGACAGCGACTCATTGGACGCCGCGAATCTCATCATGCCGCTCGTGTTTTTCCTTTCGCCGAACGATCCCAGGATGCTCGACACCCTGGCGGCCATCAATCGATCGCCGAAACACGGAGGATTGGTTTCCGACGGGCTCGTCTATCGGTATGACAGCGAGACGGGGGAAGACGGCCTGCATGGGCGGGAGGGCACTTTCAATATGTGCACGTTTTGGCTGGTGGAAGCCTTGGCTCGGACCGGACGCGTCGATCGCGCCAAGCTCGATGAAGCGCGCCTGCTGTTCGAGCGGATGTTGGGCTATGCCAATCATGTGGGGCTCTATGCCGAAGAGATCGGAGCCGGCGGGGAAGCGCTCGGTAACTTCCCGCAAGCGTTCACCCACTTGGCGCTGATCAGCGCCGCCTTCAATCTTGATCGGGCCTTGGGCAAGAAGGCATAG
- a CDS encoding VOC family protein, with amino-acid sequence MSVRVYGCNHIVIEVTDAKQAVKFYQDVFGLKMLRGGEGAAWCKLGEHQFMAIFEVEKLQPDRMKHFGLMVRDAGQIKEVRKKLTKKYKLKLHPDFRCDFRDPWGNRIQVGDLSDESLVWLLPYQEVRKVGITFASKPRKEKKS; translated from the coding sequence ATGTCGGTCCGGGTCTATGGCTGCAATCATATCGTGATCGAAGTGACCGATGCCAAGCAGGCGGTGAAATTTTATCAGGACGTGTTTGGCTTGAAGATGCTGCGTGGCGGCGAAGGGGCTGCTTGGTGCAAGCTCGGCGAGCATCAGTTCATGGCTATTTTTGAAGTCGAGAAGCTGCAACCGGACCGCATGAAGCATTTCGGGCTGATGGTTCGTGATGCCGGACAGATCAAGGAAGTCCGCAAGAAGCTGACGAAGAAATATAAATTGAAGCTCCATCCGGATTTTCGTTGCGATTTTCGAGATCCTTGGGGGAATCGTATCCAAGTCGGCGATCTCAGCGATGAATCATTGGTGTGGCTCCTTCCTTATCAGGAAGTGCGGAAAGTCGGGATAACATTCGCCAGCAAACCTCGAAAGGAGAAGAAGTCATGA
- a CDS encoding VOC family protein has product MKAHYLGHVVFYVKDLERSLGFYRDLLGFKEVGRIFNGAAAALTSGRTHHELLLIQVGDAPGPSTGRRRGLYHIGIKVGDRLDELRKAKHELEQAGVSIDGMSDHTVSQSLYLKDPDGNEVELYVDADESVWKNDPAAVLSPIKPLRL; this is encoded by the coding sequence ATGAAAGCACATTATTTAGGCCACGTCGTCTTCTATGTGAAAGACCTGGAACGATCGCTCGGCTTCTATCGAGACTTGTTGGGCTTCAAGGAAGTGGGGCGGATCTTCAACGGAGCAGCCGCTGCGCTGACATCCGGCCGCACGCACCATGAGCTGTTGCTCATTCAAGTAGGCGATGCGCCCGGCCCTTCTACTGGACGACGTCGAGGGCTCTATCATATCGGCATTAAAGTAGGGGACAGGTTGGATGAACTCCGCAAGGCCAAGCACGAACTTGAACAGGCCGGTGTATCGATCGACGGCATGAGCGATCACACGGTGAGTCAAAGTCTGTATCTGAAAGATCCCGATGGGAACGAAGTCGAACTCTATGTTGACGCGGACGAGTCGGTGTGGAAGAACGATCCGGCGGCGGTCCTGTCGCCGATCAAGCCGTTGCGCTTATGA
- a CDS encoding ankyrin repeat domain-containing protein — translation MRMRQAITAMLLMITLVLSVAQGHSENMSDDQRLISAADMNDTATVQRLLKAGADLQARDGQGRTALLAATSHNHVESARLLIEAGADVNAQDKKRDSPLLLSGASGYLEILTLALKAKPNFKIYNRFGGTALIPACERGHVEVVRALLDSDIDVDHVNHLGWTALLEAIILSDGGPRHQEIVRMLVKAGASVNIADQDGVTPLQHARRKGYQEIVSALEGAGAR, via the coding sequence ATGAGGATGCGACAGGCAATCACGGCAATGCTGCTTATGATCACGTTGGTCTTGTCGGTCGCGCAAGGTCATAGTGAGAACATGAGCGATGATCAGCGGTTGATTTCCGCGGCTGACATGAATGACACGGCAACCGTGCAGCGGTTGCTGAAGGCAGGAGCCGATCTCCAGGCTCGTGACGGACAGGGGCGCACGGCGCTGCTGGCTGCGACCAGCCATAACCATGTCGAAAGCGCTCGTCTCTTGATAGAGGCCGGGGCTGATGTCAACGCGCAGGACAAGAAGCGTGACAGTCCGTTGCTGTTGTCCGGGGCCAGTGGGTACCTGGAGATCCTCACGCTCGCCCTGAAGGCCAAGCCGAACTTCAAGATTTATAATCGCTTCGGCGGCACCGCGCTGATCCCTGCATGCGAGCGCGGACATGTCGAGGTCGTCAGGGCATTGCTCGATTCGGATATCGACGTGGATCACGTGAACCATCTCGGTTGGACGGCCCTCCTGGAAGCCATCATCTTGAGCGACGGAGGGCCACGACACCAAGAGATCGTGCGGATGCTCGTGAAGGCCGGTGCCTCGGTGAATATCGCCGATCAAGACGGTGTCACGCCGCTCCAGCATGCCCGTCGCAAAGGGTATCAAGAAATCGTGAGTGCTTTGGAGGGGGCAGGAGCTCGGTAA
- a CDS encoding DUF5069 domain-containing protein yields MMSTDHEKVKKLAKDLRKNYPRSPREKLGGYVIAARCVDKCRAFLADMNGEYNYWPCSLASQWFAFTGITPERFKDVVATGATDEELASWIAGHSKVKDPDEVLKWNNAMRDTRLSDMSLQAQQYLEEYIPKFVPTHRPVYVWFDVYDLEEKRL; encoded by the coding sequence ATGATGAGCACGGATCACGAAAAGGTGAAGAAACTGGCGAAGGATCTCCGCAAGAATTATCCGCGCAGTCCTCGAGAAAAGCTGGGTGGTTATGTGATTGCCGCGCGGTGCGTCGACAAGTGCAGGGCATTTCTCGCGGATATGAACGGCGAGTACAACTATTGGCCCTGTTCCTTGGCGAGCCAATGGTTCGCGTTCACCGGCATCACGCCCGAACGGTTCAAGGACGTGGTCGCGACGGGAGCAACCGATGAAGAACTCGCGTCGTGGATCGCGGGCCATTCGAAGGTCAAGGATCCGGACGAAGTGTTGAAGTGGAACAACGCGATGCGCGATACACGATTGAGCGACATGAGTCTCCAGGCTCAGCAGTACCTCGAAGAATACATTCCCAAGTTTGTTCCCACCCATCGTCCCGTCTATGTGTGGTTCGATGTCTACGATCTTGAGGAGAAGCGGCTGTGA
- a CDS encoding histidine phosphatase family protein has protein sequence MSESRQELWLIRHGETEWSAAKRHTGRTDIALTPTGERQSVTLGQSLAGRRFALALSSPLRRAHETCRLAGYGDAASVTDDLLEWDYGIYEGRTTEEMRLEQPDWSIWTTTVPKGESIEQVGRRVQRVIQRAKAVNGDVVLFAHAHILRILTACWLGLQPDAGRLFVLRTASISVLGFERETPVIIRWNLLPEERT, from the coding sequence ATGAGTGAATCACGTCAGGAACTGTGGCTGATTCGGCACGGCGAGACCGAATGGAGCGCGGCCAAACGGCACACGGGTCGCACCGACATCGCCCTGACCCCGACTGGTGAGCGCCAGTCGGTTACGCTCGGGCAATCTCTGGCCGGCCGACGGTTTGCCTTGGCGCTCAGCAGTCCGCTGCGTCGGGCGCATGAGACCTGCCGCCTCGCCGGGTACGGCGACGCGGCGAGTGTGACCGATGACCTGCTCGAATGGGACTATGGCATTTATGAAGGAAGAACGACGGAGGAAATGAGGTTGGAACAACCGGACTGGTCGATCTGGACGACCACCGTTCCCAAGGGCGAGTCGATCGAACAAGTCGGGCGCCGCGTCCAACGGGTGATCCAGCGAGCGAAGGCGGTCAACGGCGACGTGGTACTGTTCGCCCATGCCCATATCTTGCGCATACTCACCGCCTGCTGGCTTGGTCTGCAGCCCGACGCGGGGCGGTTGTTCGTGCTTCGCACCGCCTCGATCAGCGTGCTCGGCTTTGAACGCGAAACGCCCGTCATCATTCGGTGGAATCTGCTACCAGAGGAGCGGACATGA
- a CDS encoding type 1 glutamine amidotransferase domain-containing protein gives MNKKILVVLTSVEKYPNLNRATGLWLGEAVHFVEKVESAGYEVDYVSPQGGYTPIDPHSLAMAEPTDWEWYHKKAFMNRLGTTLKPSQVNPNDYAAIYFTGGHGVIWDFPENKALQTISRRIYESGGYVSSVCHCAAGLLNIKLSDGSLLIKDKKVTGFSNEEEKLAELDRFVPFLTETELAARGAVYKKADKPWAPFAVEDDRLISGQNPASGGAVADLLIAALRRSDRSASSTLGLSS, from the coding sequence ATGAACAAGAAAATCCTCGTGGTGCTCACCAGCGTCGAGAAATATCCCAACTTGAATCGGGCGACCGGCTTGTGGCTGGGCGAAGCCGTGCACTTCGTCGAGAAGGTCGAATCGGCGGGCTACGAGGTCGATTACGTCAGTCCTCAAGGCGGCTATACGCCGATTGATCCACATAGCCTTGCGATGGCGGAACCGACCGATTGGGAGTGGTATCACAAGAAAGCATTCATGAATCGCCTTGGAACCACGCTCAAACCCAGCCAAGTCAATCCAAACGATTATGCGGCGATTTACTTTACCGGCGGCCATGGCGTGATCTGGGATTTTCCTGAGAACAAGGCCCTTCAGACGATCAGTCGAAGAATCTACGAGAGCGGCGGCTATGTGTCATCGGTCTGCCATTGCGCCGCAGGCCTATTGAATATCAAATTGTCCGATGGGTCGTTGCTCATCAAGGATAAGAAAGTCACCGGTTTTTCCAATGAAGAGGAGAAGCTGGCCGAGCTCGACAGGTTTGTGCCTTTCTTGACTGAAACAGAGCTGGCCGCGAGAGGAGCCGTCTACAAGAAAGCCGACAAGCCCTGGGCGCCGTTTGCCGTTGAAGACGACAGGCTGATCAGCGGACAGAATCCGGCGTCTGGCGGGGCGGTGGCCGATTTGCTGATCGCAGCGCTGCGACGGTCTGACAGGTCCGCGTCATCGACTCTCGGCCTCTCATCATGA
- a CDS encoding sugar O-acetyltransferase, which translates to MNPKTEKTKMLAGELYRSADPELVADTRRAQRVLTRYNATSDEETGERATILRELLGSFGDGAVIRPLFACDYGYNIRLGRNAFINFNCVFLDCAPIEIGDNLQMGPAAQLYTAAHPLETDVRRSGLEYARPIRIGNDVWIGGGAIILPGVTIGDRSVIGAGSVVVRDVPAAKVVAGNPARILRDLEGSKDPVV; encoded by the coding sequence ATGAACCCAAAAACTGAAAAGACAAAGATGCTGGCCGGCGAACTTTATCGCTCGGCGGATCCCGAACTTGTTGCGGATACCCGGCGGGCGCAGCGTGTGTTGACACGGTACAACGCGACTTCGGACGAGGAGACGGGCGAGAGAGCGACGATCTTACGCGAGCTCTTGGGCTCATTCGGCGACGGTGCGGTCATCAGGCCGCTCTTCGCCTGCGACTATGGCTATAACATCCGGCTCGGACGGAACGCCTTCATCAATTTCAACTGCGTCTTTCTCGACTGCGCGCCGATCGAGATCGGGGACAATCTTCAAATGGGACCGGCCGCGCAACTCTACACGGCGGCGCATCCGCTCGAGACGGATGTACGACGATCCGGCCTGGAATATGCTCGCCCGATCCGCATCGGAAACGACGTGTGGATCGGAGGCGGCGCGATCATTCTTCCGGGCGTGACGATCGGCGACCGCAGCGTCATCGGCGCCGGGAGCGTGGTGGTGCGCGACGTCCCCGCGGCCAAGGTCGTCGCGGGTAACCCGGCTCGCATCCTTCGCGACCTTGAGGGGAGCAAAGATCCGGTGGTGTGA
- a CDS encoding ester cyclase, translated as MSTTNLQQRLNSLFEYIRQGKIIDAMAEFYDQDTVMQDNANPPTKGLAANIEREKQFMSGVKEWKGFEVKASGTGDNVTFYECTLDFIATTGQPVHMEQVSVAKWKNGKIVHERFYYDMGKK; from the coding sequence ATGAGCACGACGAATCTGCAACAGCGGTTGAACAGTCTCTTCGAGTATATCCGACAGGGCAAAATCATCGACGCCATGGCCGAGTTTTACGACCAGGACACGGTGATGCAGGACAATGCGAATCCGCCCACGAAGGGGTTAGCCGCCAACATCGAGCGAGAAAAGCAATTTATGAGCGGGGTAAAGGAATGGAAGGGGTTCGAGGTGAAAGCGAGCGGCACGGGCGACAACGTCACGTTTTACGAATGTACCCTTGATTTCATTGCGACGACCGGGCAGCCGGTTCACATGGAGCAGGTTTCGGTGGCCAAGTGGAAGAACGGCAAGATCGTCCACGAGCGGTTTTATTATGATATGGGGAAGAAGTGA
- a CDS encoding DoxX family protein, with product MPPFMRSYSAQTYALMRIVTGFLFLWHGTQKLFGFPGTPHPVPPFVTYVAGPIELIGGTLVMIGLFTGWAAFLCSGLMAAAYWMAHGTQALLPIQNMGELAVLYCFTFLYISSQGSGIWSVDAARNAV from the coding sequence ATGCCGCCGTTCATGCGTTCCTATTCCGCTCAAACCTATGCATTGATGCGCATCGTCACCGGTTTCCTGTTTCTCTGGCACGGCACCCAGAAGTTGTTCGGGTTTCCCGGAACCCCACACCCGGTTCCTCCCTTTGTTACCTACGTCGCAGGTCCGATCGAATTGATCGGCGGCACGCTCGTGATGATCGGTCTTTTCACCGGCTGGGCGGCGTTTCTCTGTAGTGGGTTGATGGCCGCCGCCTATTGGATGGCGCACGGCACACAGGCGCTGTTGCCGATTCAGAACATGGGGGAACTCGCGGTCCTCTATTGCTTCACGTTCTTGTATATCTCGTCCCAGGGGTCCGGCATCTGGAGCGTGGATGCGGCGCGCAACGCAGTCTAG
- a CDS encoding FAD-dependent oxidoreductase, which produces MTRIMIVGGGFAGVKCARTLRKQLPKDRAEIVLFSKENNMVFYPLLAEVAGAAINPGAVTVPLRQMLPGVRCRTEEVRQIDLATSEVEYERYDGRLGRLPFDHAVLACGTSVNLNVVPGMADHAFPLKSVGDAMALRFHVMEQLEKAEVCDDPERRRWYLSFVVVGGGFTGVEAAGEINDLIRASTRFYGNFTAGDVTVTLVHSRDQILPEVSPTLREFARTKMELAGIRMVLNARAMSATADGVELHDGRMLHGATVVCTIGTTAPLLVHRLDVPKEGARLLTDSDMRVRGTSNLWAIGDCAHITNAYDGRLSPTTGQFAERQGRQAAENIVRVLQRQPTRPFFYKPLGQLCGIGERKAVAEILGIRLSGFPAWWLWRTVYLLKSPSWSRRIKVAFDWTWELFFPRDLAHPKVSQTERIARAHYRPGDFIFVEGEPAMSFYAIEQGEVEVLRRDATGRQRLMTRFGPGEFFGEIALLDGTVRIGSVRARTAVEVLVMGKEVFSQISRALTPFRHLVAQALRWRRPRLNQHLSRAWTALECRPLRAFMDATPAHHLSAENTFEDTVRMFDLLAVEYLIVLDEKGQLEGIVTRNELFEAFAQGRSPSTLVREFMRADPIAVTPDDTSLTAGDLMNRHDLDWLPVVQSPEDRRLLGIIRSEKMLRWLVEQSRPNLSVVDY; this is translated from the coding sequence ATGACACGGATCATGATAGTGGGCGGTGGCTTTGCCGGGGTCAAGTGCGCAAGGACTCTGCGCAAGCAATTGCCCAAAGATCGCGCGGAGATCGTGTTGTTCAGCAAAGAAAACAACATGGTCTTCTATCCGTTGCTGGCGGAGGTGGCCGGCGCCGCGATCAACCCTGGGGCGGTCACAGTGCCGTTACGTCAGATGCTGCCCGGAGTGCGCTGTCGAACCGAAGAGGTCAGGCAAATCGACCTGGCCACGTCCGAGGTGGAGTACGAACGATACGACGGGCGTCTGGGTCGTCTGCCGTTTGATCATGCCGTGCTGGCCTGTGGAACCTCGGTCAATCTGAATGTGGTCCCCGGTATGGCCGATCATGCGTTCCCGCTCAAGTCCGTGGGCGATGCCATGGCCTTACGGTTCCATGTGATGGAACAACTCGAAAAAGCCGAAGTCTGCGACGACCCGGAGCGGCGACGATGGTATCTTTCCTTCGTGGTGGTCGGCGGCGGCTTTACCGGTGTGGAAGCGGCCGGCGAGATCAATGATTTGATCAGAGCCAGCACGAGGTTTTACGGCAACTTCACCGCCGGTGACGTGACTGTGACGCTGGTGCACAGCCGTGACCAGATTCTCCCGGAAGTGAGCCCGACTCTGCGCGAGTTCGCCCGAACGAAGATGGAGCTGGCCGGCATCCGCATGGTGCTCAACGCGCGCGCGATGTCGGCGACGGCCGATGGGGTCGAGCTGCATGACGGTCGCATGCTCCATGGCGCCACAGTCGTCTGCACGATCGGCACCACGGCGCCGCTTCTGGTGCATCGGCTCGATGTGCCCAAAGAGGGCGCCCGGCTGCTTACCGATTCGGATATGCGCGTGCGCGGCACGTCGAACCTCTGGGCGATCGGCGACTGCGCCCATATCACCAATGCCTATGACGGCCGTCTTTCACCGACGACCGGCCAGTTTGCCGAACGGCAAGGACGGCAAGCGGCGGAAAACATCGTTCGTGTCTTGCAGCGGCAACCGACCAGGCCGTTCTTCTACAAACCACTGGGTCAACTGTGCGGGATCGGAGAGCGGAAGGCGGTCGCAGAAATTCTCGGTATCCGCCTCTCCGGGTTTCCGGCCTGGTGGCTGTGGCGAACCGTGTATCTGTTGAAATCTCCCTCTTGGTCTCGCCGGATTAAAGTCGCGTTCGACTGGACCTGGGAGCTGTTCTTTCCGCGCGACCTGGCCCATCCGAAGGTCAGTCAAACCGAACGGATCGCACGGGCTCATTATCGGCCCGGCGACTTCATCTTTGTCGAAGGCGAGCCCGCCATGAGTTTTTACGCGATCGAACAGGGCGAGGTCGAAGTCCTACGGCGCGATGCCACGGGGCGACAGCGCCTCATGACGCGGTTTGGGCCGGGAGAGTTTTTCGGTGAAATTGCGCTTCTTGACGGGACGGTCCGCATCGGGAGCGTTCGCGCCCGTACGGCAGTCGAGGTGCTGGTGATGGGTAAAGAGGTCTTCTCGCAAATTTCTCGAGCGCTGACACCTTTCCGCCATCTCGTCGCTCAGGCCCTGAGATGGCGTCGACCCAGATTGAACCAACACTTGAGCCGCGCGTGGACTGCTCTCGAATGCCGACCGCTGCGCGCATTCATGGACGCGACTCCGGCCCACCACCTTTCCGCTGAAAATACGTTCGAAGACACCGTTCGTATGTTCGACTTGCTTGCGGTGGAGTATCTGATCGTCTTGGATGAGAAGGGACAGTTGGAAGGCATCGTCACTAGGAATGAACTATTTGAAGCTTTTGCGCAGGGGAGAAGCCCGTCAACCCTGGTTCGGGAGTTCATGCGCGCCGATCCCATCGCCGTGACTCCGGATGATACGAGTTTGACCGCCGGCGATTTGATGAATAGGCACGATCTCGACTGGCTGCCGGTTGTGCAGAGTCCGGAGGACCGGCGTCTCCTCGGCATCATCCGATCCGAGAAGATGCTGCGCTGGCTGGTGGAACAGTCTCGACCCAACTTGTCGGTCGTTGATTATTGA
- a CDS encoding GlcG/HbpS family heme-binding protein has protein sequence MTYMNRWQSHIRLSARGLIIIAACAGGLPSGAVAAEDLPREAVLPVALAATAVRVAVDQCAKEGHRVSAAVVDRAGILRAFLRGDGAGPHTVESSEKKAYTASSMRGPTGNVAELIAKTPGLQGLQHMNDRILFLAGGLPIEIASEIVGGIGVGGAPGGHLDAACAQAGLDSIGSASKLPATK, from the coding sequence ATGACATATATGAATCGATGGCAATCTCATATTCGGTTGTCCGCCCGTGGGTTGATCATCATCGCGGCCTGCGCCGGCGGATTACCCTCCGGTGCTGTGGCAGCGGAAGACTTGCCGCGCGAGGCGGTCTTGCCGGTGGCTTTGGCGGCGACAGCGGTGAGAGTCGCTGTGGACCAATGCGCGAAAGAGGGCCATCGAGTCAGTGCGGCGGTGGTGGATCGGGCCGGTATTCTGAGGGCATTTCTGAGGGGGGACGGAGCCGGGCCTCATACCGTCGAAAGCAGCGAGAAAAAAGCCTACACCGCCTCGAGCATGCGTGGGCCGACGGGCAATGTGGCTGAGCTTATCGCCAAAACGCCAGGGCTTCAGGGATTGCAGCACATGAATGATCGGATTCTCTTTTTGGCCGGAGGATTGCCCATCGAGATCGCCTCTGAAATCGTCGGAGGGATCGGAGTAGGGGGTGCGCCGGGAGGCCATCTCGACGCGGCTTGTGCGCAAGCCGGTCTCGACAGCATCGGATCGGCGTCGAAACTTCCCGCGACAAAATAA
- a CDS encoding Kelch repeat-containing protein gives MKRSDGPSVRHQRGGLMHVCVLIAMISVLMLGAPVPAQAAGKWTKGAPFPEPSEELVGGSVGGKLYVFGGLGPGWIPQGLVYEYDPATDKWMKKKPMALPAHHVAFTELNGTFYAFGGFVPPESGPPAWVPINHAWEYDPTADRWKALAPMPSRRGSAVAATVNGKIYVIGGAGLHPGSSETALYPARPHRSVGTVEEYDPKTNTWSERSSMPTARNHAAIGAVNNKIYVIGGRLGSAFIFTASNTNVVEEYDPATDQWGSVKARMPTERSGGAWAVFKGRIYVAGGEHQDSHLMAAFRALEAYDPATNSWSELPMMPMPRHGLAGAVVGDRLHLASGDIQSAGITGMHVVTDSHDIFELGD, from the coding sequence GTGAAACGATCCGATGGTCCGTCCGTTCGCCATCAACGTGGAGGCCTTATGCACGTGTGTGTATTGATCGCAATGATCAGCGTCCTCATGCTCGGCGCTCCCGTTCCCGCGCAAGCCGCAGGCAAGTGGACTAAGGGCGCGCCGTTTCCTGAGCCGTCCGAGGAACTGGTCGGTGGTTCGGTCGGTGGCAAGTTGTATGTGTTCGGCGGACTCGGGCCAGGGTGGATCCCGCAAGGCCTGGTGTACGAGTATGATCCGGCGACCGACAAGTGGATGAAGAAAAAACCAATGGCCTTGCCGGCGCATCATGTCGCCTTCACCGAGCTCAATGGAACGTTCTATGCGTTCGGCGGCTTCGTGCCACCTGAGTCCGGTCCACCTGCCTGGGTGCCGATCAATCACGCGTGGGAGTACGATCCGACAGCAGACCGTTGGAAAGCATTGGCTCCGATGCCGTCAAGACGCGGCTCAGCCGTCGCCGCCACGGTCAATGGGAAGATCTATGTCATCGGCGGCGCGGGCCTCCATCCTGGTTCGAGCGAGACCGCCCTGTACCCGGCAAGGCCTCATCGATCGGTGGGCACCGTGGAAGAGTATGACCCCAAGACCAACACCTGGTCGGAGCGTTCGTCCATGCCGACGGCGCGCAACCACGCGGCCATCGGGGCCGTGAACAACAAGATCTACGTCATCGGCGGCAGGCTCGGCAGCGCCTTCATTTTTACCGCCAGCAACACCAACGTGGTCGAAGAATATGATCCGGCCACCGACCAGTGGGGCTCGGTGAAGGCCCGCATGCCGACCGAGCGGAGCGGCGGAGCCTGGGCTGTGTTCAAAGGGCGCATCTATGTAGCCGGAGGGGAACATCAAGACAGCCATCTGATGGCGGCGTTTCGCGCGTTGGAAGCGTACGATCCGGCGACCAACAGCTGGTCTGAACTGCCGATGATGCCGATGCCCCGACATGGCCTGGCCGGAGCCGTCGTGGGCGATCGGCTGCACCTCGCGAGCGGAGATATCCAATCCGCCGGCATCACCGGCATGCATGTGGTGACCGACTCGCACGACATCTTCGAGCTCGGCGACTGA